One segment of Hydrogenothermus marinus DNA contains the following:
- a CDS encoding type II secretion system F family protein, with the protein MAKFRYTARDNYGVLRKGFIEGNNIKEAEEKLISQGFKEVKIQEINIPSEKKKNIEISISLFKPKVKEKDLALFTRQLGAMISAGVGIATALEIIAEQTTNKTLKEALLKVQEDVIAGTSLSKAMEKFPTVFPNFLVNLIASAEESGNLDIILQRASQYYEKIAAIKRKLISASWYPAAVLIIATLIVIGILTFIVPTFAKMYAGMGANLPFLTQILIDISNNLRTNALYIIIFIFALFGINSYFYKTPIGKKIYHRIMLKLPLLGQIFLKGAIAKFARTFATLVAGGVPIIRALEIASKVVGNVIIEDAILKAKDEVEKGKPLWSSLDKNIFPPIFISMLKVGEETGRMDEMLDTIAEFFEDEVDRAVEGLLSTIEPLLMVFIGGIVGFIIVALYLPIFKMGELISK; encoded by the coding sequence TTGGCTAAGTTTAGATATACTGCACGAGATAATTATGGTGTTTTAAGAAAAGGATTTATTGAAGGTAATAATATTAAAGAAGCTGAAGAAAAATTAATTTCTCAAGGGTTTAAAGAAGTAAAAATACAGGAAATAAATATACCTTCAGAAAAAAAGAAAAATATAGAAATATCAATCTCTTTATTTAAACCAAAAGTTAAAGAAAAAGACCTTGCATTATTTACAAGACAGCTTGGAGCTATGATTAGTGCAGGTGTTGGTATTGCAACTGCTTTAGAGATAATAGCTGAGCAAACAACAAACAAAACTTTAAAAGAAGCATTATTAAAAGTTCAAGAAGATGTAATAGCAGGGACTTCTTTATCAAAAGCAATGGAAAAATTTCCTACGGTTTTTCCAAATTTTTTAGTTAATCTTATTGCTTCTGCTGAAGAATCTGGGAATTTAGATATTATTTTACAAAGGGCAAGTCAATATTATGAAAAAATTGCAGCAATTAAAAGAAAGTTAATAAGTGCTTCTTGGTATCCTGCTGCAGTATTAATTATAGCAACATTAATTGTAATAGGTATTTTAACTTTTATAGTTCCTACTTTTGCAAAAATGTATGCTGGAATGGGTGCAAACCTCCCATTTTTAACTCAGATTTTAATAGATATTAGTAATAATTTAAGAACAAATGCTCTTTATATAATTATATTTATATTTGCTTTATTTGGTATAAATTCTTATTTTTATAAAACGCCTATTGGGAAAAAAATATACCATCGTATTATGTTAAAACTTCCATTACTTGGCCAGATATTTTTAAAAGGAGCTATAGCTAAATTTGCAAGAACTTTTGCTACATTAGTTGCAGGTGGTGTTCCTATTATTAGAGCTTTAGAAATAGCTTCTAAGGTTGTAGGAAATGTAATAATAGAAGATGCTATTTTAAAAGCAAAAGATGAAGTTGAAAAAGGTAAACCTTTATGGTCATCTCTTGATAAAAATATATTCCCTCCTATATTCATTTCTATGTTAAAGGTAGGTGAAGAGACAGGTAGAATGGATGAAATGCTTGATACCATCGCAGAGTTCTTTGAAGATGAAGTAGATAGAGCAGTAGAAGGACTTTTATCAACTATAGAACCTTTATTAATGGTTTTTATAGGTGGTATAGTAGGATTTATAATAGTTGCTCTTTACCTACCTATATTCAAAATGGGAGAACTTATATCTAAATAA
- a CDS encoding L-threonylcarbamoyladenylate synthase yields the protein MENSHQKNIFTNNLEDIIKALKNGKVVVFPTDTLYGILADAFNKKAVERVYKIKKRKPDKPYIILIKDISVLKKFNVYLSTEEKKLLQAKGITVILNLKNPTEFEYLHRGLNSLAFRIPKEGVIVNLLNKIPAVIAPSANPENLPPAKNIEEAFKYFKENIDLYFTGDKPKSEKPSTIVKIENGKPIILREGNISEKEIKDIIEHKKN from the coding sequence ATGGAAAATTCCCATCAGAAGAACATATTTACAAATAATTTAGAAGATATTATAAAAGCTTTAAAAAACGGAAAAGTTGTTGTTTTTCCTACAGATACTTTATATGGAATTTTAGCAGATGCTTTTAATAAAAAAGCAGTAGAAAGAGTTTACAAAATAAAAAAGAGGAAACCGGATAAACCATATATTATCTTAATTAAAGATATATCAGTTTTAAAAAAGTTTAATGTTTATTTATCTACGGAAGAAAAAAAGCTTTTACAAGCAAAAGGAATTACTGTTATTTTAAATCTAAAAAATCCTACGGAGTTTGAATATTTACATAGAGGATTAAATAGTTTAGCTTTTAGAATTCCAAAAGAAGGTGTTATAGTTAATTTATTAAATAAAATTCCTGCAGTAATTGCACCAAGTGCAAATCCTGAAAACTTACCACCTGCAAAAAATATTGAAGAAGCTTTTAAATATTTTAAAGAAAATATAGATTTATATTTTACAGGCGATAAACCTAAATCTGAAAAACCATCTACAATAGTAAAAATAGAAAATGGGAAACCAATTATATTAAGAGAAGGAAATATTTCTGAAAAAGAGATTAAAGATATTATTGAACATAAAAAGAATTAG
- a CDS encoding HD domain-containing protein, whose product MFCNNLIKGFQSLEKLFINRENLKKEKLNLWLYENKDRLTHTFLILISKINKKEAVDFIKQIQDYYFNIYQKQIREEPFLSGKEIIEIFNLKPSPLVGKLKDSLLKAQIKGKIKTKRQAVEYIKSLLDNSTT is encoded by the coding sequence ATGTTTTGTAATAATTTAATTAAAGGCTTTCAATCTCTTGAAAAACTATTTATAAACAGAGAAAATTTAAAAAAAGAAAAGCTAAACCTTTGGTTATACGAAAACAAAGATAGACTGACTCATACATTTTTAATTTTAATTTCTAAAATCAATAAAAAAGAAGCTGTAGATTTTATTAAGCAGATTCAAGATTACTATTTTAATATTTATCAAAAGCAGATAAGAGAAGAACCTTTTTTGTCAGGTAAAGAAATAATAGAAATTTTTAATTTAAAGCCTTCTCCCTTAGTTGGAAAGCTAAAAGATAGTTTATTAAAAGCACAGATTAAAGGAAAAATAAAAACAAAAAGGCAAGCTGTAGAATATATAAAGTCTTTACTTGATAATTCCACCACCTAA
- a CDS encoding tRNA nucleotidyltransferase/poly(A) polymerase family protein — protein sequence MFGIEKLLEKILNRQNTPKEKREEFNIKTKYVHGLLFYNSYFDKLAGALSRDTVAFIVGGWIRDRLLNRPVGKKIDIDFVVTTDPFEIVKNFQKVVGGDIFKFEKETKVASIIFFEGDIKYRFDFSYMDISDILNSDLNFNEKELKIVDRLNENLLSRDFTINAMAIVFDDALGLGASQTVLFDPSGGLEDLQAGIIKPISYENIEKDPVRIIRGYRIAQEIDFDIDKDFEKWVKENKSILKNAPIERLRDEILKIFDKEKSYETLDKLLDKHILQEIVPEINEVLNEKESIEVLKNLENYLKKKKVL from the coding sequence ATGTTTGGAATAGAAAAACTTCTTGAAAAGATTTTAAATAGGCAAAATACTCCAAAAGAAAAAAGAGAAGAGTTTAATATAAAAACAAAGTATGTTCATGGCCTTTTGTTTTATAACTCTTATTTTGATAAACTTGCAGGAGCTTTATCAAGAGATACAGTTGCTTTTATAGTTGGTGGATGGATTAGAGATAGACTTTTAAACAGGCCTGTTGGTAAAAAAATAGATATAGATTTTGTAGTTACTACTGATCCTTTTGAAATTGTTAAAAATTTTCAAAAAGTAGTTGGTGGAGATATTTTTAAGTTTGAAAAAGAAACAAAAGTTGCATCTATCATATTTTTTGAAGGAGATATTAAATACAGATTTGACTTTTCATATATGGATATATCAGATATTTTAAATTCTGATTTAAATTTTAATGAAAAAGAATTAAAAATAGTAGATAGATTAAATGAAAATCTATTAAGTAGAGATTTTACAATAAATGCAATGGCTATAGTATTTGATGATGCATTAGGACTTGGAGCATCTCAAACTGTTTTGTTTGATCCTTCAGGTGGATTAGAAGATTTACAAGCTGGGATAATAAAACCTATTTCTTATGAAAATATTGAAAAAGATCCAGTAAGAATTATTAGAGGATATAGAATAGCCCAAGAAATAGATTTTGATATAGACAAAGATTTTGAAAAATGGGTAAAAGAAAATAAATCTATTTTAAAAAATGCACCAATAGAAAGATTAAGAGATGAGATTTTAAAAATATTTGATAAAGAAAAAAGTTATGAAACCCTTGACAAACTTTTAGATAAACATATTTTACAAGAAATTGTACCTGAGATTAATGAAGTTTTAAATGAAAAAGAATCAATAGAAGTTCTTAAAAATTTAGAAAATTATTTAAAAAAAAAGAAAGTTTTATAA
- a CDS encoding outer membrane beta-barrel protein, producing MKKVLGLAAAGLVAAGAANAGTLTVANTDITLYGGVSASYDYMDNDHVAAQNNVAGNQDNFHVTTFAIGLMKKADPNKSPIGFNAAFASFDIPTVIASGKVVNDNNLIKYGQTSEFKPWLAYATIAPIEGLSIDAGLLWNKFGEAPLTILNKNYTRGILFTGHPVLYPGARVNYDAGIAKVYVGYNQGGGLRQGNVKDAVEAGVMADLGVAKVGLHMYDESAGRNLYVACAKADAGVAKVGVEIDYTTLDDNAKTPGADDSALGIALNVDPVINEQVSVPVRIEYVNNGDSAPGDISGSGIYLTGEKSAWSFTITPTYKPTKNTFARVEAAYVTTDKKVFVNDKGNGKDSRTVLAFEAGFLF from the coding sequence ATGAAAAAAGTATTAGGTTTAGCAGCAGCAGGATTAGTTGCAGCAGGAGCTGCAAATGCAGGAACTTTAACTGTAGCAAATACAGATATTACACTTTATGGTGGAGTTTCTGCAAGTTATGATTACATGGATAATGATCATGTAGCAGCACAGAATAATGTAGCAGGAAATCAAGATAATTTCCATGTTACAACTTTTGCTATTGGTTTAATGAAAAAAGCAGATCCTAACAAAAGCCCAATAGGATTTAATGCAGCGTTTGCAAGCTTTGATATTCCAACTGTAATTGCATCTGGAAAAGTTGTAAATGATAACAATTTAATAAAGTATGGTCAAACTTCTGAATTCAAACCTTGGCTTGCTTATGCAACAATAGCTCCTATTGAAGGGCTTTCTATTGATGCAGGTCTTTTATGGAACAAATTTGGAGAAGCTCCTTTAACTATCTTAAATAAAAACTATACAAGAGGTATCTTATTTACTGGTCATCCTGTTCTTTATCCAGGTGCAAGAGTTAATTATGATGCAGGTATTGCTAAAGTTTATGTTGGATATAATCAAGGTGGTGGTTTAAGACAGGGTAATGTAAAAGATGCAGTAGAAGCCGGTGTAATGGCAGATCTTGGAGTAGCAAAAGTTGGACTACATATGTACGATGAGTCAGCAGGTAGAAATCTTTATGTAGCATGTGCAAAAGCTGATGCAGGTGTTGCTAAAGTTGGAGTAGAAATAGATTATACTACTTTAGATGATAATGCTAAAACACCTGGTGCTGATGATTCAGCATTAGGAATAGCTTTAAATGTTGATCCTGTAATTAATGAGCAAGTTTCTGTACCTGTAAGAATTGAATATGTAAATAATGGAGATTCAGCTCCAGGAGATATATCAGGAAGTGGAATTTACCTAACAGGTGAAAAAAGTGCTTGGTCATTTACAATAACTCCTACTTATAAACCAACTAAAAACACATTTGCAAGAGTAGAAGCGGCTTATGTTACTACAGATAAAAAAGTATTTGTAAATGATAAAGGAAATGGTAAAGATTCAAGAACTGTATTAGCATTTGAAGCTGGATTCTTATTCTAA
- a CDS encoding thiazole synthase, translating to MFNEEKLLENDVLKIGDKTFKSRLIVGSGKYKDFEETAKATEASGAEMITVAVRRVNITNPDEPNLLDYIDTSKVMILPNTAGCYTAEEAVVTAKLAREALGHGFVKLEVIGDQKTLYPDMIETLKAAEILVKEGFTVLPYITDDPVMAKRFEDIGCAAVMPLAAPIGSGLGLQNPYNILFIKEAVNVPVIVDAGIGTASDAAIVMELGVDGVLMNTAIAQAKDPIKMAVAMKYAVKAGRLAYLAGRIPKKMYASASSPTEGIIGR from the coding sequence ATGTTTAATGAAGAAAAACTCTTAGAAAATGATGTTTTAAAGATTGGAGATAAAACCTTTAAATCAAGGCTTATAGTTGGCTCAGGTAAGTATAAAGATTTTGAAGAAACTGCAAAAGCTACAGAGGCTTCTGGAGCTGAAATGATAACTGTTGCAGTAAGAAGAGTTAATATTACAAATCCTGATGAGCCTAACCTTTTGGACTATATAGATACTTCTAAAGTAATGATTCTTCCAAATACTGCTGGTTGTTATACTGCAGAAGAAGCAGTTGTAACTGCTAAACTTGCAAGAGAAGCTCTCGGACATGGATTTGTTAAGCTTGAGGTTATAGGAGATCAAAAAACATTATATCCTGATATGATAGAAACTTTAAAAGCTGCTGAAATTTTAGTTAAAGAAGGATTTACAGTTTTACCTTATATTACAGATGATCCAGTAATGGCAAAAAGATTTGAAGATATTGGTTGTGCCGCAGTAATGCCATTAGCTGCTCCTATTGGCTCAGGACTTGGACTTCAAAATCCATATAATATTCTCTTTATAAAAGAAGCAGTAAATGTTCCTGTTATAGTTGATGCAGGAATTGGTACAGCATCAGATGCAGCAATTGTTATGGAACTTGGTGTTGATGGTGTTTTAATGAATACTGCTATAGCACAAGCAAAAGATCCAATTAAAATGGCTGTTGCAATGAAATATGCAGTTAAAGCTGGAAGACTTGCATATCTTGCAGGAAGAATTCCTAAAAAGATGTATGCTTCTGCATCTTCTCCAACTGAAGGAATTATAGGCAGATAA
- the panB gene encoding 3-methyl-2-oxobutanoate hydroxymethyltransferase yields the protein MKNINDFFKAKKEKKKISMISTYEYWSAKICEEAGIDCILVGDSVGMVDAGYDSTLPVSLNEMIYHAKAVRKGAPNTFIVVDMPFLTYQVSKEEALKNAGKIMKETGANAVKVEGGREIALIIQKLVNAGIPVMGHLGLTPQSVHALGGYKLQGKTEKQRRKIIEDAQILQEAGVFSIVLEAVPSDLAKEITEILDIATIGIGAGKYTDGQVLVLHDMLGFFDKSPKFVKRYIESRNLFLNALKEFKEDIINGKFPSEEHIYK from the coding sequence ATGAAAAATATAAATGATTTTTTTAAAGCAAAAAAAGAAAAGAAAAAAATAAGTATGATCTCTACTTATGAATACTGGTCTGCAAAAATATGTGAAGAAGCAGGAATTGATTGCATTTTAGTTGGTGATTCTGTTGGAATGGTAGATGCAGGTTATGATTCTACCCTTCCAGTTTCACTAAATGAAATGATTTATCATGCAAAAGCAGTTAGAAAAGGGGCTCCGAATACATTTATAGTAGTAGATATGCCTTTTTTAACCTATCAAGTTAGCAAAGAAGAAGCATTAAAAAATGCAGGAAAAATAATGAAAGAAACAGGAGCTAATGCAGTTAAAGTAGAAGGTGGAAGAGAGATAGCCCTTATAATACAAAAGTTAGTAAATGCAGGAATTCCTGTAATGGGACATTTAGGACTTACCCCTCAATCTGTTCATGCATTAGGAGGATATAAACTACAAGGGAAAACAGAAAAACAAAGAAGAAAAATAATAGAAGATGCTCAAATTTTACAAGAAGCAGGAGTTTTTTCTATAGTTCTTGAAGCAGTTCCTTCTGATTTAGCAAAAGAAATTACAGAAATTTTAGATATTGCGACCATAGGAATAGGTGCAGGCAAATATACAGATGGCCAAGTGCTTGTTTTACATGATATGCTTGGATTTTTTGATAAATCACCTAAATTTGTAAAAAGATATATAGAAAGTAGAAATTTATTTTTAAATGCTTTAAAAGAGTTTAAAGAAGATATAATAAATGGAAAATTCCCATCAGAAGAACATATTTACAAATAA
- the mnmA gene encoding tRNA 2-thiouridine(34) synthase MnmA, translating to MKKVAVGMSGGVDSSVAALLLKEQGYEVIGITLKLSSIQACEDIQVCCSPQDVKDAKKVASYLGIQHFTIDWEKDFKDKVIDYFINDLKEGKTPNPCSICNREIKTGRLYKYVKAVLGIDYLATGHYINTVEIEGQKLIKRGIDKNKDQSYFMALVEKEVINGLIFPLGNLTKEKTREIAGKYKLPVSKKKDSFEICFTAGKTPAEYIQETKSFELEEGDIYHISGKKLGKHKGIAYYTIGQRRGLGIRWNEPLYVLDKIPEKNILIVGENKELLTDFVETINFNFHLPIEKWQGNLKVQGRYRQKPVDVEDFSYKDGVLKVKFKQPQIKFASGQILAVYKDDILLGGGIIK from the coding sequence ATGAAAAAAGTAGCTGTTGGAATGAGTGGTGGAGTAGACAGCTCTGTAGCTGCTCTACTCCTTAAGGAGCAAGGATATGAGGTAATAGGTATTACTTTAAAGCTTTCTTCTATCCAAGCTTGTGAAGATATACAAGTATGCTGTTCTCCTCAAGATGTAAAAGATGCAAAAAAAGTAGCTTCTTATTTAGGTATTCAGCATTTTACAATAGACTGGGAAAAAGATTTTAAAGATAAAGTAATTGATTACTTTATAAATGATTTAAAAGAAGGAAAAACACCAAATCCTTGTAGTATATGTAATAGAGAGATAAAAACAGGCAGATTATATAAATATGTAAAAGCAGTTTTAGGAATAGACTATTTAGCTACAGGACATTATATAAACACTGTAGAGATAGAAGGTCAAAAGCTTATAAAAAGAGGTATAGATAAAAATAAAGATCAGTCTTACTTTATGGCTCTTGTAGAAAAAGAGGTTATAAATGGGCTTATTTTTCCTCTTGGAAATTTAACTAAGGAAAAAACAAGAGAAATAGCAGGAAAATATAAACTTCCAGTATCAAAGAAAAAAGATAGCTTTGAGATATGTTTTACAGCCGGTAAAACACCAGCAGAATATATACAAGAAACTAAAAGTTTTGAGCTAGAAGAAGGAGATATTTACCATATTTCAGGAAAAAAACTTGGAAAACATAAAGGCATTGCCTATTACACAATAGGACAAAGAAGAGGCCTTGGAATAAGATGGAATGAGCCTCTTTATGTTTTAGATAAAATCCCTGAAAAAAATATTTTAATTGTTGGTGAAAATAAAGAGCTTTTAACTGATTTTGTTGAGACAATAAATTTTAATTTCCATTTACCAATAGAAAAATGGCAAGGAAATTTAAAAGTTCAAGGAAGATATAGACAAAAGCCAGTAGATGTTGAAGATTTTTCATATAAAGATGGTGTTTTGAAAGTAAAATTTAAACAACCACAGATAAAATTTGCTTCTGGACAGATTTTAGCAGTTTATAAAGATGATATTCTTTTAGGTGGTGGAATTATCAAGTAA